The Geomonas ferrireducens genome includes a window with the following:
- a CDS encoding FAD/NAD(P)-binding protein — protein MSERVRDMHLPFAARLLERHELTEDTALFRIAPEEAALPQLSRFVPGQFVQISVPGAGEVPISPADLPGGDGALELCVRRVGHVTELLHQQLPGAPLGIRGPFGNGFPMEEMSDHPVLLLAGGLGIAPLRSLLMHLLRHRDRFGEITLMYGARQPKLMLFREEMAALAARGEMRLYLTVDFAPETNGIQSCAVGLLPDLLKGFRFDAPATYAAVCGPPPLYRCLIADLEQAGVAPGRIMLSLERRMRCGVGRCCHCAIGQKLCCVDGPVFRAGELKDIPEAL, from the coding sequence ATGAGCGAAAGGGTAAGAGACATGCACCTGCCGTTCGCTGCGCGGCTTTTGGAGCGGCATGAGCTCACCGAGGATACGGCACTCTTCCGCATCGCCCCCGAGGAGGCGGCCCTCCCGCAGCTGTCCCGTTTCGTCCCGGGTCAGTTCGTTCAGATCTCCGTTCCCGGCGCGGGAGAAGTCCCGATTTCGCCAGCCGACCTCCCGGGAGGAGACGGAGCGCTTGAACTATGCGTGCGCCGCGTGGGACACGTGACCGAGCTGTTGCACCAACAGCTCCCGGGTGCACCGCTCGGCATCCGCGGTCCTTTCGGCAACGGATTTCCTATGGAGGAAATGTCCGACCATCCCGTTCTCTTGCTCGCCGGTGGGCTCGGCATTGCTCCGCTGCGCTCCCTCCTCATGCATCTTCTCAGGCACCGCGACCGTTTCGGCGAGATCACCCTGATGTACGGAGCCCGCCAGCCAAAGCTCATGCTGTTTCGCGAGGAGATGGCGGCGCTCGCCGCACGCGGGGAGATGCGACTGTACCTCACCGTCGATTTCGCACCGGAAACGAACGGCATCCAGTCTTGTGCGGTGGGGCTGCTGCCGGATCTCCTGAAAGGATTCCGTTTCGACGCACCGGCGACCTACGCTGCGGTGTGCGGTCCCCCTCCCCTGTATCGCTGCCTAATCGCCGATCTCGAGCAGGCTGGGGTGGCGCCGGGGCGTATCATGCTGAGTCTCGAACGCAGGATGCGCTGCGGCGTGGGGCGCTGTTGCCACTGCGCCATCGGCCAGAAACTCTGCTGCGTGGACGGTCCGGTCTTTCGGGCCGGTGAATTAAAAGACATACCGGAGGCGCTGTGA
- a CDS encoding tyrosine-protein phosphatase, whose translation MEKDFTDYHCHILPAVDDGATDLEESIAIARILSEFGFGTVVCTPHMIRGCFENNPARVTSAVNVLQGHISDAGIPLQLVPGCEHYLDEYLPELLLESVHARPEDRRMLVEVPFRDGPELLHPMVERFFRLGLEPLIAHPERCHAFEPQVREQGLHGALCSVMGWQKTPELSDDSTIMAMKRAGCVFQGNLGSFAGRYGNEVRERALLFLRHGLYSCIGSDAHRPEGLAEMLQKGKEAITAELGVEPARALLRGALLQSQ comes from the coding sequence ATGGAGAAAGATTTTACTGACTATCACTGCCATATCCTGCCTGCCGTTGACGACGGTGCGACCGATCTTGAAGAGTCCATTGCCATCGCTAGGATCCTCAGTGAGTTCGGATTCGGTACCGTAGTCTGCACCCCGCACATGATCCGTGGTTGCTTTGAGAATAATCCGGCCCGCGTTACCAGCGCGGTGAACGTGCTGCAGGGGCATATAAGCGACGCCGGCATCCCCCTTCAACTCGTGCCGGGTTGCGAACACTATCTCGACGAGTATCTGCCTGAGTTGCTGCTCGAATCGGTTCATGCCCGGCCGGAGGATAGGAGGATGCTGGTGGAGGTCCCCTTTCGGGACGGCCCGGAACTACTGCACCCCATGGTGGAGAGATTCTTCCGGCTCGGCCTTGAACCCTTGATAGCACATCCGGAGCGGTGCCACGCTTTCGAACCGCAGGTGCGTGAGCAAGGCCTGCACGGAGCGCTTTGCTCCGTTATGGGATGGCAGAAAACGCCCGAACTGTCGGACGACTCGACGATCATGGCTATGAAACGAGCGGGTTGCGTGTTTCAGGGGAACCTCGGCAGCTTCGCCGGACGTTACGGGAACGAGGTCCGGGAGCGTGCCCTGCTGTTTCTGCGTCACGGTCTATATTCCTGCATCGGCAGCGACGCTCATCGTCCCGAAGGTCTCGCCGAGATGCTGCAAAAAGGGAAGGAGGCCATAACGGCCGAGTTGGGGGTGGAGCCCGCCAGAGCGCTATTGCGTGGCGCCCTCCTGCAGTCACAGTAG
- a CDS encoding 4Fe-4S dicluster domain-containing protein — protein sequence MEKSFLEATQLSSFLETLRLFGELHGPTVTDAGVTTFAPIAAPSQLRIDYRRTQIPPKKYLLPFREQLLSYREGRYAEPAEAPPAIVLFALHPCDLAGIAYLDLVFLGENTDPGYAARRARLTLVGISCEPDDFCFCSAPNSEANCDAFLTTIKGGYIFSAVTARGEEIAAAAADLFSAADVPQSLAALHPGTGVAPQDPELRFSDNPLWQKFADTCVSCGACSVCCPTCYCFDVREYPALNGGGVRIREWDNCFFASHGEVAGANFRPTRLDRLRYRFLHKYCGFTPLQGITSCVGCGRCKAVCPVGIDLRELFSVAGGEMSP from the coding sequence ATGGAGAAGTCCTTCCTCGAAGCGACACAGCTAAGCAGTTTCCTTGAGACGCTAAGGCTGTTCGGCGAACTGCACGGTCCGACCGTGACCGACGCCGGAGTCACCACCTTCGCACCCATCGCGGCCCCCTCGCAACTGCGGATCGATTACCGCAGAACCCAGATCCCCCCGAAGAAATACCTACTCCCCTTCCGGGAACAACTCTTGAGCTACCGGGAGGGACGCTACGCCGAGCCAGCCGAAGCCCCCCCCGCCATCGTCCTTTTCGCCCTTCATCCGTGCGACCTGGCCGGGATCGCCTACCTGGACCTCGTTTTCCTCGGCGAGAACACCGATCCGGGGTATGCGGCGCGCAGGGCGCGGCTCACCTTAGTCGGCATCTCCTGCGAGCCTGACGATTTCTGTTTCTGCTCTGCACCGAATTCCGAAGCGAACTGCGACGCATTCCTCACGACAATTAAGGGCGGTTACATCTTCTCTGCGGTTACCGCGCGGGGGGAAGAGATCGCCGCGGCGGCAGCTGATCTGTTCAGCGCAGCCGACGTCCCTCAGTCGTTGGCAGCGCTGCATCCCGGAACGGGCGTCGCCCCCCAGGACCCTGAACTGCGCTTCTCGGACAACCCGCTCTGGCAGAAGTTCGCCGACACCTGCGTCTCTTGCGGCGCCTGTTCCGTCTGCTGTCCCACCTGTTACTGTTTCGACGTGCGTGAGTATCCCGCTCTTAACGGCGGGGGAGTACGCATCAGGGAGTGGGACAACTGCTTCTTCGCGTCGCACGGAGAGGTGGCAGGCGCAAACTTCCGCCCCACGCGTCTCGACCGTCTGCGCTACCGTTTCCTGCACAAATACTGCGGCTTCACACCGCTGCAGGGAATCACCTCGTGCGTCGGCTGCGGACGCTGCAAGGCCGTTTGTCCCGTCGGCATCGACCTGCGCGAGCTCTTCAGTGTGGCAGGTGGGGAGATGTCGCCATGA
- a CDS encoding NADH-quinone oxidoreductase subunit B family protein: MKPVRLAIAGLTACSGCQLTLLNCEDELPDVLRRFELVYFPMAQSGGHREGPFDAALVEGAVSTPADLDMLFSLRNASRLLVAVGTCAAFGGVAAMNNGQSQRQELLRTVYGGHESLPESFAPAPFGNFVSVDWTIRGCPPEKEEVVELLAALLAGTLPPVRSYPVCTECRSRENLCLLLEKGELCLGPVIQGGCNARCPATGIACEGCRGPVREANVAQELELLLERGFGREEIDRRMNRFKPGWDYEQRR, encoded by the coding sequence GTGAAACCTGTAAGGCTTGCCATAGCTGGGCTCACCGCCTGCTCCGGTTGTCAGCTCACCCTACTTAACTGCGAGGACGAACTCCCGGATGTGCTGCGGCGTTTCGAGCTCGTTTATTTCCCGATGGCACAAAGCGGCGGCCACCGCGAAGGGCCGTTCGACGCCGCCCTCGTCGAGGGTGCCGTTTCAACACCGGCAGATCTTGATATGCTCTTCAGCCTGAGAAACGCGAGCCGCCTTCTCGTTGCGGTCGGAACCTGCGCAGCTTTCGGCGGCGTTGCAGCCATGAACAACGGCCAGTCACAGAGACAGGAACTGCTCCGGACCGTGTACGGGGGCCATGAGAGCCTGCCTGAGAGCTTCGCGCCGGCCCCCTTCGGCAATTTCGTGAGTGTTGACTGGACCATACGCGGCTGTCCTCCCGAGAAGGAGGAGGTCGTAGAACTGCTCGCCGCTCTTCTTGCCGGGACCCTCCCGCCGGTCCGGTCCTACCCGGTCTGCACCGAGTGCCGCAGCAGGGAAAACCTCTGCCTCCTTCTGGAAAAAGGTGAGTTGTGCCTTGGGCCGGTCATACAGGGGGGATGCAACGCGCGCTGCCCGGCAACGGGCATAGCCTGCGAAGGGTGCCGCGGCCCGGTGCGAGAGGCGAACGTGGCACAGGAACTGGAGCTTCTGCTCGAGCGCGGCTTCGGCCGCGAGGAGATCGACCGCAGGATGAACAGGTTCAAGCCGGGGTGGGACTATGAGCAGCGTCGTTGA
- a CDS encoding Ni/Fe hydrogenase subunit alpha → MSSVVEINPLTRLEGHGSVKVFLDGARVERVELHLSESPRLFEALLVGKSYAEVPDIVCRICSLCSTVHKVTALLAVEDVLGIEVSERTSLTRELMLNGATVQDHALHLYFLVLPDLLGVQGVAELAGVAPELVKQGLAIKKVGSLIQETVGGRLIHPVNIRLGGLGRVIPKPELTQLRDELRLALPACQDVCRLFCTPFPFPKLPEPAFLALEPSSVPLGSRRLRLSRDRSFAVGEYREHVEETFLAYSNAKLSKVMGVEATVGALARLHHAPTLSEGAGEIFKAHRHELIGKDIRGNNLAQAIELYDAAERALQLVERLLELEPGPEAGVAAAPRSGTGTAACEAPRGVLIHSYTFDDAGICTQADVITPTALNQGALARDLLALARGMEGEETARMTAALERLIRCYDPCISCSVHTFPP, encoded by the coding sequence ATGAGCAGCGTCGTTGAGATAAACCCGTTGACGAGACTCGAAGGGCACGGCAGCGTCAAGGTCTTCCTTGATGGTGCCCGCGTCGAGCGGGTGGAGCTGCACCTGAGCGAGTCCCCTCGCCTCTTCGAGGCCCTCCTGGTCGGGAAGAGCTACGCAGAGGTACCCGACATCGTGTGCCGCATCTGCTCGCTTTGCTCGACGGTGCACAAGGTCACGGCGCTGCTCGCCGTCGAGGACGTCCTCGGCATCGAGGTCTCCGAGCGGACCTCGCTCACGAGGGAGCTCATGCTGAACGGCGCCACGGTCCAGGACCATGCGCTGCACCTGTATTTCCTGGTGCTCCCCGACCTGCTCGGCGTTCAGGGCGTCGCGGAGCTTGCCGGCGTCGCGCCGGAACTCGTCAAGCAGGGGCTTGCCATCAAGAAGGTCGGGAGCCTCATCCAGGAGACGGTTGGGGGGCGCCTGATCCATCCGGTGAACATCCGCCTTGGCGGGCTTGGACGCGTGATCCCAAAGCCTGAACTTACGCAACTGAGAGACGAGCTGCGCCTGGCGCTTCCCGCCTGCCAGGACGTCTGCCGGCTCTTCTGTACCCCGTTTCCCTTCCCCAAACTCCCGGAGCCCGCCTTTCTCGCCCTTGAGCCGTCGTCGGTCCCGCTGGGCTCGCGGCGCTTGCGCCTCAGTCGTGACCGATCCTTCGCCGTAGGGGAATACCGGGAACATGTCGAGGAAACGTTTCTTGCGTACTCAAACGCGAAGCTTTCAAAGGTGATGGGGGTGGAGGCGACCGTGGGGGCCTTGGCCCGCTTGCATCATGCGCCCACCTTGAGCGAAGGCGCAGGTGAGATTTTCAAGGCACACAGGCATGAACTGATCGGGAAGGACATACGGGGCAACAACCTGGCCCAGGCCATCGAACTCTACGACGCTGCCGAGCGCGCCCTTCAACTCGTCGAGCGTCTATTGGAGCTGGAACCTGGCCCAGAAGCAGGCGTCGCTGCGGCGCCGCGCAGCGGCACAGGAACCGCGGCCTGCGAAGCACCACGCGGGGTGCTGATTCACAGCTATACCTTCGACGACGCAGGCATTTGCACGCAGGCCGATGTGATCACCCCAACCGCCCTGAACCAGGGTGCGCTAGCTCGTGACTTATTGGCGCTCGCGCGCGGCATGGAGGGTGAAGAAACGGCGCGCATGACCGCTGCGCTCGAACGGCTGATCCGCTGTTACGATCCATGTATCTCGTGTTCGGTTCACACCTTCCCACCCTAG
- the modC gene encoding molybdenum ABC transporter ATP-binding protein: MELSLTLRKSFGGPFNLDLDCTASGSQVGIFGASGSGKSTLVKMIAGLERPEEGEIWLDGECLFSSKRGINVPPQRRCISLVFQDACLFPHLSVEANLRYGYKRSGVGRRYVDFATLVSVLQLGELLGRGVNRLSGGERQRVALGRAILANPRLLLMDEPLSALDDGLKLQIIHYLKRAGERFGIPYLFISHSLLEIRLMTDRVISMAGGRVLAQTTPEELARERMGGSQVGYINVLQLEKLRKMGGLYVYRWGLEELFISAGDEEPMAVFELSSRDIILFTRHPEAVSARNLLKCTVVDTFPSGNKVGVELRCGHETLIAEVVVQAADDLAIQARNEVYAVIKAASFRRLS, from the coding sequence ATGGAGCTGAGTCTCACTCTCCGTAAGAGTTTCGGAGGTCCCTTCAACCTCGATCTCGACTGCACGGCGTCCGGGAGCCAGGTCGGCATCTTCGGCGCCTCCGGTAGCGGCAAGTCCACCCTGGTGAAGATGATCGCCGGACTCGAGAGGCCCGAAGAGGGGGAGATATGGCTGGATGGCGAGTGCCTGTTCAGCAGCAAAAGGGGGATAAACGTACCGCCGCAGCGGCGCTGCATCTCGCTCGTCTTCCAGGATGCCTGCCTGTTCCCGCACTTAAGCGTCGAGGCGAACTTAAGGTACGGGTACAAAAGGAGCGGGGTGGGGCGGCGCTACGTCGATTTCGCCACGCTGGTGTCGGTGCTCCAGCTCGGGGAACTTCTGGGGCGCGGCGTGAACCGCCTCTCGGGAGGGGAACGTCAGCGCGTGGCGCTCGGGCGCGCTATTCTGGCCAATCCGCGCCTCCTGCTCATGGACGAGCCCCTCTCCGCGCTCGATGACGGCCTCAAGCTGCAGATCATTCATTACCTGAAACGTGCCGGTGAAAGGTTCGGGATTCCTTACCTTTTCATCTCGCACTCGCTCCTTGAAATCCGGCTCATGACGGACCGGGTCATCTCGATGGCGGGCGGCCGCGTGCTGGCTCAGACGACGCCGGAAGAGCTCGCGCGTGAGCGGATGGGGGGAAGCCAGGTAGGTTACATCAACGTGCTGCAGCTGGAGAAACTGCGCAAGATGGGTGGGCTGTACGTGTACCGGTGGGGGCTGGAGGAGCTCTTCATCTCTGCCGGGGACGAGGAGCCTATGGCGGTCTTCGAGCTATCCTCGCGCGACATCATCCTGTTCACGCGCCACCCAGAGGCGGTGAGCGCCAGGAACCTTTTGAAATGCACCGTGGTTGACACCTTCCCGTCCGGGAACAAGGTGGGGGTGGAACTGCGCTGCGGCCACGAGACCCTGATTGCCGAGGTAGTGGTCCAGGCCGCGGACGACCTGGCCATCCAGGCGCGCAACGAGGTGTACGCCGTGATCAAGGCGGCCTCTTTCAGGCGCCTCAGCTGA
- a CDS encoding M67 family metallopeptidase, with protein sequence MLEIPREILESTIVQAREGFPLEVCGMMGGIGHRITTRYPMTNTDASNEHFTMDPKEQFAVVKAMRAAGEEMLVIYHSHPESPPRPSQEDIRLALTPNVCHLIVSLEQPDKPVAKAFRITAGVVEPVQLTIAG encoded by the coding sequence ATGCTGGAGATCCCCAGGGAGATACTGGAGTCGACCATCGTCCAGGCGCGCGAGGGTTTCCCCCTCGAGGTATGCGGCATGATGGGTGGGATCGGACACCGCATCACCACGCGCTACCCCATGACCAACACCGACGCGAGCAACGAACACTTCACCATGGACCCGAAGGAGCAATTCGCCGTAGTGAAGGCGATGCGCGCCGCGGGCGAGGAGATGCTGGTCATCTACCACTCGCACCCCGAGTCGCCGCCCCGCCCCTCCCAGGAGGACATCCGGCTCGCCCTCACCCCGAACGTCTGCCACCTGATCGTCTCGCTCGAGCAGCCGGACAAGCCGGTGGCTAAGGCGTTCCGGATCACCGCCGGGGTCGTGGAGCCCGTACAACTTACTATCGCAGGGTAG
- the mnmA gene encoding tRNA 2-thiouridine(34) synthase MnmA, whose translation MSDRKRVLVAMSGGVDSSVTAALLKEQGYDVIGVSLQLYDRPEHSPSGGKTCCSLTDVMDAARVAKKLGIPFQVIDMRGRFQELVIDDFVAEYASGRTPNPCARCNERIKFGLLLETADALNADLLATGHYARIEQDEDGVFQLCKGHDPRKDQTYFLFAMNQEQLSRTIFPVGRMEKPEVRALAARFGLPVASKQESQEICFIPDNDYVRFLEERGVTNPGGDIVDREGKRLAGHDGIHHYTVGQRRGLGIAWKEPLYVTALDAENARVVVGPKEELLKTELLADQLTWTGTPISGVFRGACSIRYRQQPVPCRAELQADGRLRITFDTPQSGVTPGQAAVLYDGDRVVGGGWIL comes from the coding sequence ATGTCAGACAGAAAAAGGGTATTAGTGGCGATGAGCGGCGGCGTCGATTCCTCGGTGACCGCCGCTCTTTTGAAGGAACAGGGTTACGATGTGATCGGCGTGTCGCTGCAGCTCTACGACCGTCCCGAGCACAGCCCGTCAGGCGGCAAGACCTGCTGCTCGCTCACCGACGTCATGGACGCGGCGCGGGTCGCCAAGAAGCTCGGCATTCCCTTCCAGGTGATCGACATGCGCGGTCGCTTCCAGGAACTTGTCATCGACGACTTCGTCGCCGAGTACGCGTCCGGGCGCACCCCGAACCCCTGCGCACGCTGCAACGAAAGGATAAAGTTCGGCCTGCTCCTCGAGACGGCCGACGCCCTGAATGCAGACCTTCTCGCCACCGGCCACTACGCCCGGATCGAGCAGGACGAGGACGGCGTGTTCCAGCTGTGCAAGGGACACGATCCCCGCAAGGACCAGACCTATTTCCTCTTCGCCATGAACCAGGAGCAGCTCTCGCGCACCATCTTCCCGGTGGGGAGGATGGAAAAACCCGAGGTGCGCGCCCTGGCGGCACGCTTCGGCCTCCCGGTGGCAAGCAAGCAGGAAAGCCAGGAGATCTGCTTCATCCCTGACAACGACTACGTCCGCTTTCTCGAGGAGCGTGGCGTCACAAACCCCGGCGGCGACATCGTCGACCGCGAGGGAAAGAGGCTGGCAGGCCACGACGGCATCCACCACTACACGGTGGGGCAGCGGCGCGGGCTCGGCATCGCCTGGAAGGAGCCTCTCTACGTGACGGCCCTTGATGCCGAAAACGCACGGGTCGTGGTGGGGCCGAAAGAAGAGCTTTTAAAGACAGAACTGCTCGCCGACCAGCTCACCTGGACCGGCACCCCCATCTCCGGGGTATTCCGCGGTGCCTGCAGCATCCGTTACCGGCAGCAGCCGGTTCCTTGCCGCGCCGAGCTGCAGGCGGACGGCAGGCTCAGGATCACCTTCGACACCCCGCAATCCGGCGTCACTCCTGGACAGGCCGCGGTCCTCTACGACGGCGACCGGGTCGTAGGCGGCGGCTGGATCCTCTGA
- a CDS encoding sulfurtransferase TusA family protein — MQTIDLRGVTCPTNFVMAKLELEDIEAGTTVEFLLDDGEPVKNVPRSLKDEGHKLLGLKEQEGYYTLLLEKGSD, encoded by the coding sequence ATGCAAACCATCGATTTAAGGGGCGTTACCTGCCCGACCAACTTCGTCATGGCCAAACTCGAGCTCGAGGACATCGAGGCGGGGACCACCGTCGAGTTTCTGCTCGATGACGGGGAGCCGGTCAAGAACGTACCGCGAAGCCTGAAGGACGAGGGGCACAAGCTGCTCGGGCTGAAGGAGCAGGAGGGCTACTACACCCTCCTCTTGGAAAAGGGTTCGGATTAA
- a CDS encoding HesA/MoeB/ThiF family protein, with translation MKLTEEQINRYSRHILLKEVGGKGQLKLMNGKVLVIGAGGLGSPIALYLAAAGVGTIGIADADQVDLSNLQRQIIHSTPDVGKAKVLSAKEKMLAINPDLNVVTYETWVNADNIISMIEGYDFVIDGTDNFAAKFLINDACVLAGKPYSHGGILQFDGQTFTVAPGESPCYRCVFPEPPPKDVIPTCSRAGVIGVLPGIIGTLQATEAIKYLLGIGDLLHGRLLTYNALRMRFREVPIRKSPKCPICGEHPTITEVKDELDALTVCDLGH, from the coding sequence GTGAAGCTCACCGAAGAGCAGATCAACCGCTATTCGCGTCACATCCTTCTTAAAGAGGTCGGCGGCAAGGGACAGCTGAAGCTTATGAACGGCAAGGTGCTGGTGATCGGCGCCGGCGGCCTCGGCTCCCCGATCGCGCTGTATCTCGCCGCAGCAGGCGTCGGGACCATCGGCATCGCGGACGCCGACCAGGTCGACCTCTCCAACCTGCAGCGCCAGATCATCCACAGCACCCCGGACGTCGGCAAGGCCAAGGTCCTTTCGGCCAAGGAGAAGATGCTCGCCATCAACCCGGATCTGAACGTGGTCACCTATGAGACCTGGGTCAACGCGGACAACATCATCTCCATGATCGAGGGGTACGACTTCGTCATCGACGGCACCGACAATTTCGCGGCGAAGTTCCTCATCAACGACGCCTGCGTGCTTGCCGGCAAGCCCTACTCGCACGGGGGGATCCTGCAGTTCGACGGGCAGACCTTCACGGTGGCCCCGGGTGAATCTCCCTGCTACCGCTGCGTCTTCCCGGAACCTCCCCCCAAAGACGTCATCCCCACCTGCTCCAGGGCGGGGGTCATCGGCGTCCTCCCCGGCATCATCGGAACCCTGCAGGCGACCGAGGCGATCAAGTACCTCCTGGGCATCGGGGACCTTCTGCACGGCAGGCTCCTCACCTACAACGCCCTGCGCATGCGCTTCCGCGAGGTTCCCATCCGCAAGAGCCCGAAATGCCCGATCTGCGGCGAGCACCCCACCATCACCGAGGTGAAGGACGAGCTCGACGCCCTGACGGTCTGCGACCTGGGGCACTAG
- the modB gene encoding molybdate ABC transporter permease subunit yields MPLLSSADCDAIILSIKVAFTATLISLPLGFLYAYLMTFFRFRAKVLLEVLVNLPLTLPPVVMGYLLLVSLGRNGWLAPLLDLFGVRLIFTWKAAVLASAIVGFPLLVRSIRIAMEGIDGRLVQASRTLGAGPIDTLLSVILPMSVSGVVSGASLMFARSLGEFGATIIVAGNMPGSTQTIPLAIYDYASSPGGERAALSLCAVAVGISVFVLSGHEALVKRLARRT; encoded by the coding sequence ATGCCCCTTCTGAGCAGTGCCGATTGCGACGCCATCATCCTCTCCATCAAGGTAGCCTTTACGGCGACCCTTATCAGTCTCCCGCTGGGCTTTCTCTATGCCTACCTGATGACCTTCTTCCGCTTCCGGGCCAAGGTACTGCTCGAGGTGTTGGTCAACCTTCCGCTCACCCTGCCTCCCGTGGTCATGGGTTACCTGCTGCTCGTCTCCCTCGGCAGAAACGGGTGGCTTGCGCCTCTGCTCGATCTTTTCGGCGTGCGCCTCATCTTCACCTGGAAGGCCGCGGTTCTTGCGTCGGCCATCGTCGGCTTTCCGCTTCTGGTCAGATCCATCAGGATAGCCATGGAGGGGATCGACGGGAGGCTGGTGCAGGCATCGCGCACCTTGGGCGCCGGGCCCATTGACACGCTCCTCTCCGTGATCCTACCCATGTCCGTCTCCGGCGTCGTCTCCGGGGCGTCGCTCATGTTCGCGAGAAGCCTCGGCGAATTCGGCGCCACCATCATCGTCGCCGGGAACATGCCCGGCAGCACCCAGACCATTCCCCTCGCCATCTACGACTACGCCTCCTCGCCGGGCGGAGAGCGGGCCGCCCTTTCTTTGTGCGCCGTCGCAGTCGGCATTTCCGTGTTCGTCCTTAGCGGGCACGAGGCGCTCGTCAAGCGCCTGGCAAGGAGGACCTGA
- a CDS encoding 4Fe-4S dicluster domain-containing protein has protein sequence MAEQKIDLRNLKAGGFIKERGKDLFTVRLRVPGGRLSVDRLAKIAEVAQKYGKGYVHLSVRQSIELINVNFADFDAVVAELGEEQQKVASCGARVRVPTACGGCEYNPNGLVDTQKSALEVDDKLFGTATGHHKFKVCFAGCPFDCPKSATNDVGFQGAVWPRLEADACIGCGLCAKSCTEGALAMADGKPVFDAKKCIYCGDCIKVCPTSAWSAAKKGYTVRIGGKWGRRPLVGTLYATFVPEERAVDFIAAVLAWYQEKAEGAGRVRLGDIIIREGWQSLLDHLRRDFADFVVAETTAPQVIVNQIPLPGQA, from the coding sequence TTGGCAGAACAGAAGATAGATCTGAGGAACCTGAAGGCAGGCGGCTTCATCAAGGAGCGCGGCAAAGATTTGTTCACGGTGCGCCTGCGCGTCCCTGGCGGGAGGCTTTCGGTGGACCGTCTGGCGAAGATCGCGGAAGTTGCACAGAAGTACGGCAAGGGTTACGTGCACCTGTCGGTGCGCCAGTCCATCGAGCTCATCAACGTGAACTTCGCCGATTTCGACGCGGTGGTCGCGGAACTGGGCGAAGAGCAGCAGAAGGTCGCCTCCTGCGGCGCCCGGGTGCGCGTTCCGACCGCCTGCGGCGGCTGCGAGTACAACCCCAACGGCCTCGTGGACACCCAGAAGTCGGCGCTCGAGGTGGACGACAAGCTCTTCGGCACCGCCACCGGCCATCACAAGTTCAAGGTATGTTTCGCCGGTTGCCCCTTCGACTGTCCCAAGTCGGCCACCAACGACGTCGGGTTCCAGGGTGCGGTCTGGCCGAGGCTTGAGGCGGACGCCTGCATCGGCTGCGGGCTGTGTGCTAAGTCGTGCACCGAGGGCGCCCTCGCCATGGCGGACGGCAAGCCGGTATTCGACGCAAAAAAATGCATCTACTGCGGCGACTGCATCAAGGTCTGCCCCACCAGCGCCTGGAGCGCGGCGAAAAAAGGGTACACGGTCCGCATCGGCGGGAAGTGGGGGCGCCGCCCCTTGGTGGGAACGCTTTACGCCACCTTCGTTCCGGAAGAGCGTGCCGTAGACTTCATCGCCGCAGTGCTCGCCTGGTACCAGGAGAAGGCGGAAGGGGCCGGACGGGTGCGTCTGGGCGACATCATCATCCGCGAGGGGTGGCAGTCGCTGCTCGACCATCTGCGCCGCGACTTCGCCGACTTCGTCGTAGCCGAGACCACCGCTCCCCAGGTCATCGTCAACCAGATACCGCTTCCGGGCCAGGCCTGA
- the thiS gene encoding sulfur carrier protein ThiS, giving the protein MNLMVNGKPASITEEQPVSITCLLEALQVEQREYVTVELNGDIMDRAQFDGTTVKDGDNVEFLYFMGGGRP; this is encoded by the coding sequence ATGAACCTTATGGTCAACGGCAAACCAGCCAGTATCACCGAAGAACAACCCGTCTCCATCACTTGCCTGCTGGAAGCGCTGCAGGTGGAACAGCGCGAATATGTCACCGTGGAACTGAACGGCGACATCATGGACCGCGCGCAGTTCGACGGGACCACGGTGAAGGACGGCGATAACGTAGAGTTTCTATATTTTATGGGTGGAGGTAGACCGTGA